One genomic region from Haloterrigena gelatinilytica encodes:
- a CDS encoding HalOD1 output domain-containing protein, producing the protein MQTELSTADADDLQYDQTNDRYVFNHDPDGTATITTTIVHALASIADTDVSQGEFSLYDSVDPDALDRIFSKKADGTERTGGHIAFTALEHEVYVYANGDVIIYPPTDSPHPRAD; encoded by the coding sequence ATGCAAACTGAACTTTCAACCGCCGACGCCGACGACCTGCAGTACGATCAGACCAACGACCGCTACGTCTTCAACCACGATCCCGACGGCACCGCGACGATCACGACGACGATCGTCCACGCGCTCGCCTCGATCGCGGACACCGACGTCTCCCAGGGCGAGTTCTCTCTCTACGACAGCGTCGACCCCGACGCGCTCGATCGCATCTTCAGCAAGAAGGCCGACGGCACCGAACGCACGGGCGGACACATCGCCTTCACCGCCCTCGAGCACGAGGTGTACGTCTACGCGAACGGCGACGTGATCATCTACCCGCCGACCGACTCCCCGCACCCGCGAGCGGACTGA